A stretch of Oncorhynchus mykiss isolate Arlee chromosome 26, USDA_OmykA_1.1, whole genome shotgun sequence DNA encodes these proteins:
- the LOC110506624 gene encoding liprin-beta-2 isoform X1 — MTATCMKRTIISPYKLETEELLSRTSLESQKLDLMGEVSYLKLKLVDMEEKQIHGVARKHKAESVVNLISELQEQMCKFQEEINCRIWEKTGQADSSPQEASDIGFTEAQNPDQGLACEGSPEEVHASGLEEPPDVIPFPGVENSSSTSEEQCCCGSESVILQELRLLKEKVDHLEDQKSQYERRLKATKAQISDLQQLLLSKNAKIDSLHAQLLARPLSSETSERDQELQMLKTGMETLLVANDEKDRRIEELTLLLVQCRQFRDVVTPRQAPPTILSVSNERTMSSSSEEEEHGVVMRTVPPSALPENTKTEMSFSGLSHLPTQKGRELWTHPRLLSSSMDNLQNGSSPKNGPVDNRCQTLPVKSSLPEHNGECSETPSQRSLEGSEDGDSRKTEKMDDTSSSDLSPQSSGAESGQQTIGSPEHLKNNNSIRKLWGKIRRTQSGGLQGEDLEPNQFRRGGLRATAGPRLTRTPESGSSVRDMNTPFSQWTREQVCGWLEDYGLGQYVNLTRQWVDNGQTLLSARPQDFEKEMGIKHPLHRKKLQLALRGFSTKALEKSSELDHIWVTRWLDDIGLPQYKDQFHEGRVDGRMLQYLTVNDLLFLKVTSQLHHLSIKCAIHVLHVNTFNPHCLRRRPGEERNPSPSEVIQWSNHRVMEWLRAVDLAEYAPNLRGSGVHGGLIILEPWFSSETLAMLLNIPPQKTLLRRHLATAFTTLVGMQATLDKRDYANATGHAPLTTAAKVRPKKLGLTHFSHLRKRSPDNLADYICPIDSGGLSVMNGVSHRPYAGVRGLSPILDSESEKREPVGPKS; from the exons ATGACAGCAACATGCATGAAAAGGACTATCATCAGTCCATACAAACTGGAAACTGAG GAGCTCCTTAGCAGGACGTCACTGGAGAGTCAGAAGTTGGACCTGATGGGAGAGGTGTCCTACCTGAAACTGAAGCTGGTGGACATGGAGGAGAAACAGATTCATGGAGTAGCAAGGAAGCATAAAGCAGAG AGTGTTGTGAACTTGATTAGTGAGCTGCAGGAGCAGATGTGTAAGTTTCAGGAGGAGATCAATTGCAGGATCTGGGAGAAAACAGGCCAGGCTGACAGTAGCCCACAGGAGGCCAGTGACATTGGGTTCACGGAGGCCCAAAACCCAGACCAGGGGCTCGCCTGTGAGGGTAGCCCAGAGGAGGTACATGCCAGTGGGCTGGAGGAGCCTCCTGACGTGATCCCATTCCCAGGCGTGGAGAATAGCTCCAGTACTTCTGAGGAGCAGTGCTGCTGTGGAAGCGAGAGT GTCATACTTCAAGAGCTCAGACTTCTCAAGGAGAAAGTAGACCATCTTGAAGACCAGAAGTCCCAGTATGAGAGGAGACTCAAAGCAACAAAG GCACAGATATCAGACCTCCAGCAGCTCCTGCTCAGTAAGAATGCAAAGATAGACAGCCTGCACGCACAGCTCCTGGCCAGACCACTGTCCTCTGAGACCTCCGAGAGAG ACCAGGAGCTCCAAATGTTAAAGACTGGGATGGAGACGCTGCTGGTTGCTAATGATGAAAAG GACCGGCGTATTGAGGAGCTCACACTGCTCTTAGTCCAGTGCAGACAGTTCAGAGATGTTGTGACCCCAAGACAAG CTCCACCCACTATCCTCTCAGTATCCAATGAGAGGACTATGTCGAGCAGCAGCGAAGAAGAGGAGCATGGAGTGGTGATGAGGACAGTTCCTCCCAGTGCACTACCTGAGAACACAAAGACTGAG ATGTCCTTCAGCGGTTTGTCCCACCTGCCAACCCAGAAGGGGAGAGAACTCTG GACGCATCCCCGACTTTTATCAAGCAGTATGGACAACCTACAGAATGGATCTTCACCGAAG AATGGGCCTGTAGATAACAGGTGCCAGACCTTGCCGGTGAAGTCCTCCCTACCAGAGCATAATGGAGAGTGCAGTGAGACACCGAGCCAGAGGTCTCTAGAGGGGAGTGAAGACGGAGACTCAA GAAAGACAGAGAAAATGGACGACACCTCATCCTCTGACCTTTCACCCCAGTCATCAGGGGCGGAGTCAGGTCAACAGACTATTGGCTCTCCAGAGCACCTGAAGAACAATAACAGTATCAGAAAACTCTGGGGAAA gaTCAGGCGGACCCAGTCAGGGGGTCTGCAGGGGGAGGACCTGGAACCAAACCAGTTTAGGAGAGGGGGGCTGCGTGCCACAGCGGGGCCAAGATTGACCCGGACCCCTGAGTCTGGCAGCTCTGTTCG GGATATGAACACACCATTCAGCCAGTGGACCAGGGAGCAGGTGTGTGGTTGGCTGGAGGACTATGGTCTGGGCCAGTACGTCAACCTGACCCGGCAGTGGGTCGACAATGGACAGACGCTCCTGTCCGCAAGGCCACAGGACTTTGAGAAG GAAATGGGTATCAAACACCCGCTACACAGGAAGAAACTACAGCTGGCTCTAAGGGGGTTCAGTACTAAAGCCCTGGAAAAGTCCTCTGAGCTAGACCACATCTGGGTTACAC GATGGTTGGATGACATAGGCCTTCCTCAGTACAAGGACCAGTTCCATGAGGGGCGAGTGGATGGCAGGATGCTCCAGTATCTCACCGTG AATGACCTGCTTTTCCTGAAGGTGACCAGTCAGCTCCATCACCTCAGTATAAAGTGTGCTATCCACGTCCTCCACGTCAACACGTTCAACCCCCACTGCCTCCGACGCAGGcctggagaggag AGGAACCCCTCTCCTTCAGAAGTGATCCAATGGTCCAACCATCGTGTGATGGAGTGGCTTCGGGCAGTGGACCTGGCTGAGTATGCACCCAACCTACGGGGCAGTGGGGTACATGGAGGTCTCATT ATTCTGGAACCATGGTTCAGCTCTGAGACCCTGGCCATGCTGCTGAACATCCCCCCTCAGAAGACCCTGCTCCGCCGCCACCTGGCCACCGCCTTCACCACCCTGGTGGGGATGCAGGCCACTCTGGACAAACGGGATTATGCCAACGCCACCGGCCATGCACCCCTCACTACCGCCGCCAAAGTCCGG CCCAAGAAGCTTGGTTTGACCCACTTCAGTCACCTGAGGAAGAGGAGCCCAGATAATTTGGCGGACTACATCTGCCCGATAGACAGTGGGGGCCTTTCGGTCATGAATGGGGTTTCCCACCGGCCGTACGCAGGGGTCCGTGGCCTCAGCCCCATCCTGGACAGCGAGTCAGAGAAGCGGGAACCGGTGGGGCCCAAAAGCTGA
- the LOC110506624 gene encoding liprin-beta-2 isoform X5, producing MLQQELLSRTSLESQKLDLMGEVSYLKLKLVDMEEKQIHGVARKHKAEVILQELRLLKEKVDHLEDQKSQYERRLKATKAQISDLQQLLLSKNAKIDSLHAQLLARPLSSETSERDQELQMLKTGMETLLVANDEKDRRIEELTLLLVQCRQFRDVVTPRQAPPTILSVSNERTMSSSSEEEEHGVVMRTVPPSALPENTKTEMSFSGLSHLPTQKGRELWTHPRLLSSSMDNLQNGSSPKNGPVDNRCQTLPVKSSLPEHNGECSETPSQRSLEGSEDGDSRKTEKMDDTSSSDLSPQSSGAESGQQTIGSPEHLKNNNSIRKLWGKIRRTQSGGLQGEDLEPNQFRRGGLRATAGPRLTRTPESGSSVRDMNTPFSQWTREQVCGWLEDYGLGQYVNLTRQWVDNGQTLLSARPQDFEKEMGIKHPLHRKKLQLALRGFSTKALEKSSELDHIWVTRWLDDIGLPQYKDQFHEGRVDGRMLQYLTVNDLLFLKVTSQLHHLSIKCAIHVLHVNTFNPHCLRRRPGEERNPSPSEVIQWSNHRVMEWLRAVDLAEYAPNLRGSGVHGGLIILEPWFSSETLAMLLNIPPQKTLLRRHLATAFTTLVGMQATLDKRDYANATGHAPLTTAAKVRPKKLGLTHFSHLRKRSPDNLADYICPIDSGGLSVMNGVSHRPYAGVRGLSPILDSESEKREPVGPKS from the exons ATGCTGCAGCAG GAGCTCCTTAGCAGGACGTCACTGGAGAGTCAGAAGTTGGACCTGATGGGAGAGGTGTCCTACCTGAAACTGAAGCTGGTGGACATGGAGGAGAAACAGATTCATGGAGTAGCAAGGAAGCATAAAGCAGAG GTCATACTTCAAGAGCTCAGACTTCTCAAGGAGAAAGTAGACCATCTTGAAGACCAGAAGTCCCAGTATGAGAGGAGACTCAAAGCAACAAAG GCACAGATATCAGACCTCCAGCAGCTCCTGCTCAGTAAGAATGCAAAGATAGACAGCCTGCACGCACAGCTCCTGGCCAGACCACTGTCCTCTGAGACCTCCGAGAGAG ACCAGGAGCTCCAAATGTTAAAGACTGGGATGGAGACGCTGCTGGTTGCTAATGATGAAAAG GACCGGCGTATTGAGGAGCTCACACTGCTCTTAGTCCAGTGCAGACAGTTCAGAGATGTTGTGACCCCAAGACAAG CTCCACCCACTATCCTCTCAGTATCCAATGAGAGGACTATGTCGAGCAGCAGCGAAGAAGAGGAGCATGGAGTGGTGATGAGGACAGTTCCTCCCAGTGCACTACCTGAGAACACAAAGACTGAG ATGTCCTTCAGCGGTTTGTCCCACCTGCCAACCCAGAAGGGGAGAGAACTCTG GACGCATCCCCGACTTTTATCAAGCAGTATGGACAACCTACAGAATGGATCTTCACCGAAG AATGGGCCTGTAGATAACAGGTGCCAGACCTTGCCGGTGAAGTCCTCCCTACCAGAGCATAATGGAGAGTGCAGTGAGACACCGAGCCAGAGGTCTCTAGAGGGGAGTGAAGACGGAGACTCAA GAAAGACAGAGAAAATGGACGACACCTCATCCTCTGACCTTTCACCCCAGTCATCAGGGGCGGAGTCAGGTCAACAGACTATTGGCTCTCCAGAGCACCTGAAGAACAATAACAGTATCAGAAAACTCTGGGGAAA gaTCAGGCGGACCCAGTCAGGGGGTCTGCAGGGGGAGGACCTGGAACCAAACCAGTTTAGGAGAGGGGGGCTGCGTGCCACAGCGGGGCCAAGATTGACCCGGACCCCTGAGTCTGGCAGCTCTGTTCG GGATATGAACACACCATTCAGCCAGTGGACCAGGGAGCAGGTGTGTGGTTGGCTGGAGGACTATGGTCTGGGCCAGTACGTCAACCTGACCCGGCAGTGGGTCGACAATGGACAGACGCTCCTGTCCGCAAGGCCACAGGACTTTGAGAAG GAAATGGGTATCAAACACCCGCTACACAGGAAGAAACTACAGCTGGCTCTAAGGGGGTTCAGTACTAAAGCCCTGGAAAAGTCCTCTGAGCTAGACCACATCTGGGTTACAC GATGGTTGGATGACATAGGCCTTCCTCAGTACAAGGACCAGTTCCATGAGGGGCGAGTGGATGGCAGGATGCTCCAGTATCTCACCGTG AATGACCTGCTTTTCCTGAAGGTGACCAGTCAGCTCCATCACCTCAGTATAAAGTGTGCTATCCACGTCCTCCACGTCAACACGTTCAACCCCCACTGCCTCCGACGCAGGcctggagaggag AGGAACCCCTCTCCTTCAGAAGTGATCCAATGGTCCAACCATCGTGTGATGGAGTGGCTTCGGGCAGTGGACCTGGCTGAGTATGCACCCAACCTACGGGGCAGTGGGGTACATGGAGGTCTCATT ATTCTGGAACCATGGTTCAGCTCTGAGACCCTGGCCATGCTGCTGAACATCCCCCCTCAGAAGACCCTGCTCCGCCGCCACCTGGCCACCGCCTTCACCACCCTGGTGGGGATGCAGGCCACTCTGGACAAACGGGATTATGCCAACGCCACCGGCCATGCACCCCTCACTACCGCCGCCAAAGTCCGG CCCAAGAAGCTTGGTTTGACCCACTTCAGTCACCTGAGGAAGAGGAGCCCAGATAATTTGGCGGACTACATCTGCCCGATAGACAGTGGGGGCCTTTCGGTCATGAATGGGGTTTCCCACCGGCCGTACGCAGGGGTCCGTGGCCTCAGCCCCATCCTGGACAGCGAGTCAGAGAAGCGGGAACCGGTGGGGCCCAAAAGCTGA